In Silene latifolia isolate original U9 population chromosome 6, ASM4854445v1, whole genome shotgun sequence, the genomic window agaatagtatacggtagggtgattatataaatataaataggaggcatccttgaaacttaggtattaacccaaaattttttgatataaaagatatgtaatttttagtattttataagtcccacattgaaaaataatgtgggtgtggtgaatatattatgtataactaatagaattgtcccatatatatacattttctatattatataaaagtgatgtttataattttatataaaaactttatatttcatttgacaaaaaagtatcgtatgaaaattatataattagattgtgacaaaaaaaatgctatcattagagtgtagattgtattgtattttctcattattaaatcggattgatgtcaaagtaggtgtgaaaaaaatggtgtacgtagtatgttatttgtcctacattgaaaagtaatgtaaatgtgctgaatatactatgtataaatattagaattgtcccacatcggaagattaccataagtcagggtgatcttatgattataaatagaagtcataaccctaAATCTTTTGATTTTCTTAAGTATTTTCAGAtagagctcttaaaagagtttgtattactgtctctacaataatgatttctaacctaagttaatctttggaaaatcttttattattataatatatactatgtatttcttattttatacggagtattcaagtgatgtttgtaatttttatataaaattttttacatttcatttggcaaaataatgttggtaaaaattatgaaatatggatttaggaattagatgatgaagtgtttgtgtaatagataacaaaagaaaaaggcgtcacaCCTCAAAGGAGTAATGGCGTTATGACgaaagttgtcaaatggtattctgggaaagaaaaaggtgaacataGGGGTACCATTTgcagaaacttaaaattaggggtaccatgtgtaatctatcaaaattcaaggttaccatgagaattttccaatattataatgatatagttagttaaattttcatttaaaagagagatatccgtaccaataaaccAATAAAGGGgcattattttttaattgttattttattatcAGCCCATCAAATATAAcatccatttaacagcctttacattaggggtatcatgagaaaaaaaatggaacctcaagggtaccataggagattgttaaaagtaggggtaacatggaaaatctgacaaaattaagagaTACCACGGAAAATTTtagtatctcaattatgataaaaatttttttgaagaaaaacaatgtACAAATATTAATGTAGAGTACTTTAtcttattattaaatttaaatataactattagatataataagTAGCAATTGTCCATATttggtattcgggatctggttggatgtcgaactaagtgcaaaaaagatggtgtaattctgagtatgttatttgtcccacattgaaaaacaatgcaggtttgatgaatatatactacgtataaatagtagaattgtcccacatcataaAAATAATCCgattttggtgaatatattacttataaatagtagaattgtcccacattgaaagattggtataaggtggggtgattatatgattataaataagagttaacccacatcatcaaaaaattaatttagggaagtatcataaataataatttctaacttaaaaataaagtggagaatcttttaattattataatatatatatttcctaaattatattcaagtgatatttccaatttttatatcaaactttttcatttcatttggcaaaaaaagatcgttaaaaaaattattaaaataatataattagcttcgtggtaaaaaaatgctatcattagagtatagatttcatattatttgcacatattaaactTCTTAGTgtgtaaaattgtgtaatttttagtatgttttgtcccacattggaaaataacgtaggtgtgatgaatatactacatataaatagtagaattgttccacatcgaaagattaatataaggtgatgtgatccctatgattataaatatgagggatattaaacccttataacgtgtttttttttttgcattataaataagttaattaccccgttgcaacgcacgggcattcaaactagtatataATAATAGGTACAACTAATTGTAGCTACAAATATGGGATACGTTTACCTAAGTTAGTAAATACAATCACACTAAATTAGGATAGAATAAGGCTAAAATATTTACACAATATTTACTAGCTAACACCTATGTTTTCTAAGTGGCAACCAAGCAACCTCTAAGTAGTTGGGGTTTGGGGACTATTTTTGGCAATCAAATTATGTGAATTGTTTTTTATTTAAGAAAAAAGGAATATGAATTGTTAGTTAGCCGTGAAAATGATGAATACAGAGGATGATGAAGAACAGTCGTTGTATGAAGTCATTAAGATTGTGAATGAAGAAGACGAAGGTGTTAAATTGTCTTCAGGCCGTCACTTTTAACTTTAAAAATTGCTCTTCCACTGCATAACTTTACACTGGAAGAAACTAAAAAATGAAAGATTGGCATTCAAAGACAGTAGAATATTTGTTAGCTAAGTCGATAAAGTGACTGAAACAAGCATGGTGCTCGCAGCCAGTTAAACagaataaaataaaaggaaacaACAAAATCGAAACAGACAAAGCCGACTGTCATAAAAAGAGCTGCACACCAAAAAGGATTTGCTTACGCAGATAATAGAATGTTTGTTAGCTTAGTTGATAAAGAAATCGGGGGTGGTGCTCATTATCTGGGTTCAAAACACGTGATTCCCTTCAGAGTACATAAGAGAAACCAAACAGTTACACGCTTACATTTTATTTTATAGTAATAGAAATTATCATTAATCAAATAATGTATGAGAAAAGAGTAGCATTTGTTATTCATGGGAAAGATGTCAAATCCTCGGCCCCGTATCCTTTGCACAACACCAAGCTCTCTAAATACGTGTCCAAATCAGAGTAACTGCTCATATGTCTACCAAGCTTTCGAACGTGTTCATAATGAAACACTGGTGTCTCCGTGTTTTTGTCGAAGAATTCATAATAATCCCAACTTAAAGGTCCAGAAATCCACCGACTCCACGCCCCCGTTTTGTTCTCTTGTTCCATCACCCATATGGGCGCATTTACATCAAGAGCATTAAAAACCGCAAGTGACTCCCCAAGACGAAGCACATCCCAAATTTTTCTCCGAAGCAAAAGGGAGTTCCAAATAGGTGAATTTTTCCAAATCAAAGTCAAGAGATGAGATGAGTTGATTCAAAGTAGCTATCACTATCAGGGTTATTTGGGTCATTTCCGATCCAGTATGCTGCCCCTTGAAAGATCAATGCATTTGATGCCGTTGTTTGATAAGAATTATACGGAAACATACAAGTGAAGTACCAACAACTTATATTCAGGTCATGATTATTTCTCAGCCTCCATTTTTTATCATTAAGCGTATAAACTGCAACCCACGTATTTCTAACTGGCTTCTTCGTGCTTGATTCATCTTTTTCGAATGATATGGCAATGATTTTGTAATCCTTACTATCATTCGCGTATCCAAATAGATACACAACATGGTGGGACCAATTATAAGAAAGCGGACAAGAGGGAATCGCCAATGATTTTCTAATACTAGGGTTCCATAGTCTCAATTGGTACGAGGAATAATACATTAAAAGCAGCCCATTACACTTTCCGAAAAGAGAATAATCTTTACTacttttgaaaatttgagcagaTTTTCCAAGTCTGTTACTCTGACGAACTGTCATTAAGCATCCTTCGTCACCATGGAGTCCCAACCTCTCAAAAGCTAATAATTTTTTGCTGTCAATATTACTTTTGCAGAGTTTATAATGCATGGAAACGAAATCAGGGTGATCAATGATGGAGCACCAAGATTTACAAACACACCTGAATCTAACCAGTGTTTTCACCGGCAAAGGTGCGAATATCAGAGTTAATAATTCAAGTGGGATGTATTTTGATTTCAACAATGTTATCGTCTTCTTAGTTTTCTCCATAAGATAGTGATGATGATTGATGAGCCGGGTGAAACAATAGTTTTCTAATGAACAACTAGGTTAAATTTAGTAAAATTATTATATGAGGCGTCTAGGAGTACAATGACAAAACTACTgtctcccttgaatttgggccaAAGAAAGAGAATATCAAATGCGTGTTTGAACTGGATGCGGGCCGTGTCACCATGAATTTTTTAGCCCACGAACACAGTGGCTAGCGTGTTCTTGGCGGGTTTATGGCCACGCCTTTGTAAATTTTGGAAAATATATAGCTCGGTTTGTTAGTGGAAAGGATCGTGTGGGCCATTTGTTTACCATTTTTATTTTAGAGTGTCTCATTCGTTTATTTACCTTTTATTTCAAGGCATGACTTTAATGAGTTATTTGatcattaatctcattacttATCCTTTATGACCAAGCGGTGGGTATAAGTTTctatgtttttggaattttttggaTAATGCTGGGTATAAGTTTCTTTGTTTTTGGAATTCTTTGGATAATTGAGGTTATTTGATAACTTAATTAAATTTTTGAGTGTGGTTTCAAATTATTTGGGGGTTGGGACCACTCTTGCCAAATGATAAAGGGTGAAGCCGCTGGTTTAGTTAGAGGCTTTGCTCTTTCTCCATTTCTAAATGTTACGGTTATTTTTCATGTTTTGAAACAAGGTAAAACCGTTAATTTAAGTAGCGGCTTTgttaaaaaataagaaaaaaaaatgataataTGGACCATTTACCAAAAAAGAAATTCAGCGAGTCTCTCACCTTTAAAATGTGAGAGGTCTCCCAATAACACTATTAAAAAAACGTCTCTCCAAAGTTTTTGTGCACCCAAAATCCCCAAATAGTTTGATACCAACTCCAAATCTCCAATTAATTTATCAAATAACCTtacttacccaaaaaaaaaaaaatttgatttaaCTTTCATACTTccccttcctttcttttcttttcttttttttttccggccGTCCTATCCCTAATTTGGTGTAAGTTATTCAACCTTCAATTcttcaaaccctaattccctcctCCCAATTCTATAATTTAGATTAATAGTTTGAATTTCTGTTTAATGTCAATACGGAATACTTCTATGGAACCGAAAAGATGATAGTACGTATGATCATACTTGTACTCCGTAGATATTAGTTGATtggaaaaagagagagagagagagagagagagagagaggcagaTACGATTCAATTGGAGATAAACCTCCTTCCGTTCCACGGTGTCTGCCAACGTTAGATGCTGAAGAATATGAAGAACCAAAGAAAGAAAGCAAAATCATCACCTTCAGAATCCAACTACTTACCACCCGAAATTTGGACACAAATTTTATCATTGTTGCCGGCTAAAACTCTATTAATATGCAGATGCGTATGTAAATCCTGGTGTTCTATTATTGACAACCCCGATTTCATTCACTTGCATCTTCAACTTTCCCAAATCAATTATGGGAATAATCAGTTATTGCTAATCGTCGAGGGTCTGAGTAACTATCATCATAAAGAGTGGTGGTTCACTCTTCTACACTCTGAAACTCTTCAAAGTACTGTTCGTATATTTTTGGAATCTGGTTTGTACTCGTATCTTATTTTAGGTAGCTGTAATGGGTTGCTTTTACTACTACAATATGATAAATATCATTCCAATGAAGAATTTATATTGTGGAACCCTTGTATTTGCAAATCGTTGCTACTTCCTACTTGCCCACTTCCCAACTCTATACTCGTTAGTACCTATTTGTTAGGGTACGCCTCTGATAGTAAAGATTATAAAGTGGTTGTATTCTCGTCATTCGAAAATACTCGGAGAAATCTGCAATTTGCAGTTTACACACTCCGTGATCAACTATGGACTGTCAGAAATATGGACATTACTACTAGTATGTTTGAGTATTTTTCACTGTTAATTGCTGTATTCTTTCGAGGAGGGGCATACTGGCTCGCAAATAATGATAAACAAGGGAGTGGATTATTAACTCATCTTGGTTCCTTTGACTTCGATAAGGAAAGATTCGCCTTTTTAAAACTGCCAATTAGTTTGGACAAAACAAGCTCCTTCAAGTTTCTGTTTCTTCTTGGGAAGTCGCTAGCGGTTTTCATTATTTCTAAGGTAAGTTCCAGCATATGGGTGCTAGAACAGGACAACATAAAGCGGCCTTGGACACTATGGTTTTCGGGGAAAT contains:
- the LOC141587810 gene encoding putative F-box protein At5g47300, producing MMNTEDDEEQSLYEVIKIVNEEDEEFIMHGNEIRVINDGAPRFTNTPESNQCFHRQRCVCKSWCSIIDNPDFIHLHLQLSQINYGNNQLLLIVEGLSNYHHKEWWFTLLHSETLQSTVRIFLESGLYSYLILGSCNGLLLLLQYDKYHSNEEFILWNPCICKSLLLPTCPLPNSILVSTYLLGYASDSKDYKVVVFSSFENTRRNLQFAVYTLRDQLWTVRNMDITTSMFEYFSLLIAVFFRGGAYWLANNDKQGSGLLTHLGSFDFDKERFAFLKLPISLDKTSSFKFLFLLGKSLAVFIISKIFHLTGLGARSSNIIRLIKLDDWANVLL